From the Xylanibacillus composti genome, the window GCGTCGGCTGAAGTGTGCAGGTATAAGTACCGTCGGCATGATGCTGGTACAAGCCCATTTCCTTGGCGAAGAGCAGCACTTCCAACAAATCGCTGACACCCTGCGTCATACTGATCAAGTAATGGCGGATACACTCGGTTCCAAACTCCTGCTGTGCACGATAAATGGTACGGTATACGGCTAGTGTTTCCTCAGTCGCTTCGGAATACCCCATGAAAGAGGAGGTCAATGGACGCTTTTCCTGCAGTAGATTGTGCAGCAGCTTAATTTTGTCTTCTTCCCCAAGCGAGCTGTAATCGTCCACAATGCCCAAATTAGCCAAAATCTCTGTCATAGCCGCCTCGTGCTCCTTGCTGTGCTGGCGAATGTCCAGCGTGACCAGGTGGAAGCCGAACAGCTCGACTTGACGAACCAGTACATTAATGAATTCTTCTGAGATGTAGTCAGCGTAATGGTTGCGCAGGCTCCGATCAATCAGACGAATTTCTTCCAGAAACTCGTCTTTATTCAAATACCGGGCTTGCTCGGGAACCTGCTTGCTGCCGACATTCTGCAGCTTCTCGATCATATATGCGATCTTGATCCGGTAAGGCTCCGTATCATTATGCCATACTTCGGCTGAAGGCAGATCAATGTATTGTTTATCCCAAGCAATGGATTCCAGCAGCTCGTCGCTTACGTTTACGATCGTCGTGCTGAAGGAAAGCTTTTTCTGCAACGCTCTCAAGCTCTCAATATACTTGCTCAGCGCTACATTCCGATGGAGCTCCAGCGCCTTCCAAGTAATATCGGAAGTAACGGAAGGATTGCCGTCTCGGTCGCCCCCAATCCAGGAGCCGAATCTTAAAAAGGTAGGAACATGCCAATTGTGGTTCGGATAATACTTCGTCAAGCAGCGTTCCAGTTCTGCATACACTTCGGGCAGTGCATCAAACAGTGTTTCGTCAAAATAATACATGCCGTTGCGCACTTCATCGAGCACCGTAGGCTTCCGTTCGCGCAACTCGTCAGTTTGCCACAATGTCAGTATTTCCGTCATCAGATTGCGGCGAAGCTTATCCCGTTCTTTCCGGGTCAGAGTCGGGTTATCCAGCTTCATCATTTCCTGTGCGATGCGATGATGGATATCGCGAACAACTCTGCGCATTGCTTCGGTTGGATGGGCCGTCATCACAAGCTCCAAGGAGATGCCTTGCAGAATTTCCTGCACTTCCTCGTATGGAATGTTGCGATTGCGCAGCTCCATCACCATGCTTTCAATAGAACCTGGCTGAACGGTTTCTTCTGTAGCGCGCTCATAGTCGCGCTTGCGACGAATCCGATGGTTTTGCTCTGCAATGTTCACAAGCTGGAAATAAATCGCGAATGCGCGAATGACTTGATGGCGAATATCCGGATGCAACGTACGGATCGTTTGTGTAAATTCCTCGAGCATGTCGGGAACAAAATTAGCGCGTAAGGACTTGCTCATTTCCCTGATTTTCTCTACGATATCAAGCAGTTCATTGCCGCCTTGATGTACCAAAACTTCACCGAGAAGATTACCTAGAAAACGGACATCTCTCCGCAACATATTTACGGAATTTACTGGTTTTGCGTCTATTGTCAGTTCGGTCATAACCTTTCTCACCCCATCTATCTGTTATCTTCGACGTTTTCCCGATAAAGTCCCTACATACCATCATACTAAAAATCTCATAAAAAATCTGCACTTTGTTGCAAAAAACCAAACGAAATGACAAGAGCAGCTCCCTATCTAGAGCCATTGCTGCTGATAAACAGGCGAATTCATTGGTTCCCCGTACCTCTAACGGGTTTAATTCCTTCTTTCTGGTTCCCTCAGTATAAAAAAAACACACTTCTCCTGCAGCAGGCTGGAAAAGTGTGCATGGGGTGCGCATTGGAAAATGTCGATCCATAGATATTCTTTATGAAGTCGAAATTTCGTGTTTGCCCCTCTAATCTTAATATAGTGCTTGAGTCGCCTTGGGCGTGAAGGGAACCAAATCGTCCGTTCGACCGTCGCGTATCTTGATCGCCCAAGCGGGGTCCGCCAATAACGACCGGCCAATGGCGACCAGATCGAACTCCTCGCGTTCCAGCCTTTCAATCAATCCGTCGATTTTGGTGTTCGCCGCTCCCTTCCCTTCACTAAAGAAGCTCATAAAATCGCTGTCCAGCCCAACCGATCCGACCGTAATCGTCGGCTTGCCGGTCAGTTTTTTGACCCAGCCGGCCAGATTCAGATCGGAACCCTCGAACTCGGGCTCCCAGAATCGACGGGTGGAGCAGTGGAACATATCCACGCCCGCCTCTGCCAGAGGAGCCAAAAACTGTTCCAACAACTCCGGCGTTCCAGCCAACTTTGCTGAGTAGTCGCTCGCTTTCCATTGCGAGAAACGCAACACGATCGGGAAATCCGGTCCGACGACGCTGCGGCAAGCTTGAATAACTTCTGCCGCAAAGCGGGTCCGCGCCATCATGTCGCCGCCATAGCGATCTGTACGCGGGTTCGTCTTGTCCCAGAAAAACTGGTCGATTAAATAACCGTGCGCGCCGTGAAGCTCCAAACCATCGAATCCAAGCCGCTTGGCTTCGGACGCTGCCTCAGCAAAAGCTTGAACAATAGCGGCGATATCTGTTTCCGTGTAATCGCCGACATGTCCGCGCGCTCCCATATGCCAAATTTGAGGAATGATCCGTCCCCCTGCCTTATGGACCTCAGCGACCACCTCTGCCCAACCGTTCAACGCGGCTTCTCCGTAGAAATGAGGCACGTTTTCTTGATTGGACGAATCCGGATGATCGATTATAGTTCCTTCCGTCACGATCAACCCTACGCCGTTCTCTGCCCTGCGGCGGTAATAGGCTGCCACATCCGGTCCCGGTACGCCGTTCGGGGAAAACTGCCGGGTCATGGGCGCCATCACAATGCGATTGGATAACTGAGTATTCAGTACGGTAAACGGTTGAAACAACGCTTGAACGGATTGAGAATAACTCATCATAACCTCCAAAATAAGTTTTATATAAGTGACGACAACCTTTCTTGACTATAAAGTCAAATATATGGCAAAAAAATAAGCGACCACCGTTTCGAATGATTCGTACTCCGCTCGCTTCCCAGAAGCCTCAAGCATCACCTCCTTCATTCCAGCATTCATTCCATAGTCCCGAGCGGGAACATATCATACTTGACTATACAGTCAAGAAAAGCACAAAAAATAATTAAGTGGCCATCAGCGTCAAAACCGTTCGCAAGACTGTATCCACCTGCTCCCGAGTAGCCCCTGTCTTCTCCAGAATCTTCACGCCGCTTAGCGCATTATTCAAATATGCGGCCAACTCTTGACTCGAAAGACGATTCGTAACCAGTTGCTGTTCCTGGGCGCTGCGGATAACTTGTTCGAGGATACGCTCGGATTGTTCAAACATGAGCTCGACTTCACGAGTCACATCCTTGTCGTCCGCTCCAAATTCCAGTGCGGAATTCATCATAAAACAACCCCGGTGCAAGGTTCCTTCATTGCGATCCACCGTTGCGTCGCAAATATCCTGCAATTTCTGCAAGGGCGACACCTCACGGGAAGCCAGCTCCTCCAGTATGGCAATACTCTGCTCCCGATACAACGCCAACGCCTTCAAGAATAATTCGCGCTTATGCTTAAAAACACAATATAAACTCTGTTTCTTCACATTCGTTGCGCGGGTCAAATCTTCATACGAAGTTGACTTAAAGCCTTTCGTCCAAAACACTTCCATGGATTGACATAGCGCACGATCAACATCAAATTCTCTTGGTCTGCTCATGGGATTTATTGTAACAGTTCTTGACCATTAAGTCAAATATGAATTCTTGTAGTACTGCTCTGCTTCGTTACCGAACAGCCAGACCATGAAAGGGATAACAAAAAAAAGCCTTGCGCAACAAGGCTTTCCGCTAATGCTTATGGAGCGGGTGATGGGAATCGAACCCACGCTACCAGCTTGGAAGGCTGGAGTTCTACCATTGAACTACACCCGCATATATACACCTAAAGCGAATGAAACCTACCTAGTGATTTCCGATTACTATTGGAGGGTTCACATTGGATAAAAAAGTGGTCGGGACGACACGATTTGAACATGCGACCCCCTGGTCCCAAACCAGGTGCTCTACCAAGCTGAGCT encodes:
- a CDS encoding NADH:flavin oxidoreductase, translated to MSYSQSVQALFQPFTVLNTQLSNRIVMAPMTRQFSPNGVPGPDVAAYYRRRAENGVGLIVTEGTIIDHPDSSNQENVPHFYGEAALNGWAEVVAEVHKAGGRIIPQIWHMGARGHVGDYTETDIAAIVQAFAEAASEAKRLGFDGLELHGAHGYLIDQFFWDKTNPRTDRYGGDMMARTRFAAEVIQACRSVVGPDFPIVLRFSQWKASDYSAKLAGTPELLEQFLAPLAEAGVDMFHCSTRRFWEPEFEGSDLNLAGWVKKLTGKPTITVGSVGLDSDFMSFFSEGKGAANTKIDGLIERLEREEFDLVAIGRSLLADPAWAIKIRDGRTDDLVPFTPKATQALY
- a CDS encoding TetR family transcriptional regulator C-terminal domain-containing protein, encoding MYREQSIAILEELASREVSPLQKLQDICDATVDRNEGTLHRGCFMMNSALEFGADDKDVTREVELMFEQSERILEQVIRSAQEQQLVTNRLSSQELAAYLNNALSGVKILEKTGATREQVDTVLRTVLTLMAT
- the ppc gene encoding phosphoenolpyruvate carboxylase, encoding MTELTIDAKPVNSVNMLRRDVRFLGNLLGEVLVHQGGNELLDIVEKIREMSKSLRANFVPDMLEEFTQTIRTLHPDIRHQVIRAFAIYFQLVNIAEQNHRIRRKRDYERATEETVQPGSIESMVMELRNRNIPYEEVQEILQGISLELVMTAHPTEAMRRVVRDIHHRIAQEMMKLDNPTLTRKERDKLRRNLMTEILTLWQTDELRERKPTVLDEVRNGMYYFDETLFDALPEVYAELERCLTKYYPNHNWHVPTFLRFGSWIGGDRDGNPSVTSDITWKALELHRNVALSKYIESLRALQKKLSFSTTIVNVSDELLESIAWDKQYIDLPSAEVWHNDTEPYRIKIAYMIEKLQNVGSKQVPEQARYLNKDEFLEEIRLIDRSLRNHYADYISEEFINVLVRQVELFGFHLVTLDIRQHSKEHEAAMTEILANLGIVDDYSSLGEEDKIKLLHNLLQEKRPLTSSFMGYSEATEETLAVYRTIYRAQQEFGTECIRHYLISMTQGVSDLLEVLLFAKEMGLYQHHADGTYTCTLQPTPLFETIDDLHAAPSIVQQLFELPAYRASVAAMGDMQEIMLGYSDSNKDGGALTANWELRVALKEITKVAKACNVKLKFFHGRGGALGRGGMPLNRSIMAQPPETIGGGIKITEQGEVLSSRYSLQGIAYRSLEQATSALIQAALLARNPQSNVNLHKWETIMKSISEKAQTKYQDLIFRDPDFVTFFKESTPLQEIGELNIGSRPSKRKNSDRFEDLRAIPWVFSWTQSRYLLPAWYAAGTGLRSYVQDSEERLQELREMYEQWGFFRSTIDNLQMALSKADLLIAKEYAKMVQSDEVRNRIFGWIEEEYALTSSLILQITGQEEILDNVPVIQESIRLRNPYVDPLSYMQVDLLTELRGLREKDEEDSDLLREVLLTINGIAAGLRNTG